The Xenopus tropicalis strain Nigerian chromosome 7, UCB_Xtro_10.0, whole genome shotgun sequence genome includes a region encoding these proteins:
- the spsb1 gene encoding SPRY domain-containing SOCS box protein 1 encodes MGQKVTGGIKTVDMRDPAYRPLKQDLQGLDYCKPARLDLLLDMPPVSHEVQLQHSWNNNDRSLNVFVKEDDKLVFHRHPVAQSTDAIRGKIGYTRGLHVWEITWVMRQRGTHAVVGVATADAPLHSVGYTTLIGSNGKSWGWDLGRNKLYHDGKNQPSRTYPAFLEPDETFIVPDSFLVVLDMDDGTLSFVVDGQYMGIAFRGLKGKKLYPVVSAVWGHCEIKMRYLNGLDPEPLPLMDLCRRSVRLALGKDRLNEIQALPLPAALKGYLLYH; translated from the exons ATGGGTCAGAAAGTCACAGGAGGTATAAAGACAGTAGATATGAGGGACCCTGCATATAGACCACTAAAGCAAGATCTACAAGGGCTTGATTACTGTAAGCCTGCAAGACTCGACCTTTTATTAGATATGCCTCCAGTGTCCCATGAAGTACAGCTTCAGCACTCCTGGAATAACAATGATCGCTCGCTAAATGTGTTTGTGAAGGAGGATGACAAACTTGTCTTTCACCGGCATCCGGTGGCACAGAGCACAGATGCTATTCGTGGCAAAATTGGTTACACACGTGGCTTGCATGTTTGGGAGATTACCTGGGTTATGCGGCAGCGAGGGACTCATGCTGTTGTTGGAGTAGCTACAGCAGATGCACCTCTACATTCTGTTGGCTATACAACACTTATAGGCAGTAATGGCAAATCTTGGGGCTGGGACCTGGGCAGGAATAAACTATATCATGATGGGAAAAATCAGCCAAGTAGAACATACCCTGCGTTTCTGGAGCCTGAtgaaacatttattgtcccagattCCTTCTTGGTGGTACTTGATATGGACGATGGCACACTTAGCTTTGTTGTGGATGGACAATACATGGGAATAGCTTTTCGAGGACTAAAGGGAAAAAAACTTTATCCTGTTGTAAGTGCAGTGTGGGGTCACTGTGAAATAAAGATGCGATACTTAAATGGACTTGACC cTGAACCACTTCCACTGATGGATCTGTGTCGAAGATCTGTTCGCCTTGCATTGGGAAAAGACAGACTGAACGAAATACAAGCTCTTCCACTACCGGCTGCACTTAAAGGCTACCTACTTTACCACTGA